Proteins from a single region of Thermus caldifontis:
- a CDS encoding prepilin peptidase, producing the protein MWLLFSLLLGLVVGSFLNVVIHRLPKGESIVFPPSHCPACGHRLAPKDLVPVLSYLALRGRCRYCSSPISPRYPLVEALTGLLFALAAFFYPPSPQAFLTFAFLALLVALSFIDLDTYELPDSLTYGLLFLGLLSAYLLSFPRPFSQALDGSLLAAGVLGLVAGYGAFFLRRFREGKAEVPVGPHQVHMAALFGALLGPGMGMALAFLTWALSGRTGRPVVLPDRITLPLLPLAWILAPYLGADPLSPLKGSLLSAGGLALAGGLYWAFRPQEAQKEGEEEQEEPVAMGYGDVKLLGALGAWLGPYSLLALFLGVLAGAFFGLTLRQRKIPFGPYLALGGIVAFFFGEALWRAYLAWLGL; encoded by the coding sequence ATGTGGCTCCTTTTTTCCCTGCTCCTTGGTCTGGTGGTGGGCTCCTTCCTGAACGTGGTCATCCACCGACTGCCCAAGGGGGAGTCCATCGTCTTCCCACCCTCCCATTGCCCCGCCTGCGGGCACCGCCTGGCCCCCAAGGACTTGGTCCCCGTGCTCTCCTACCTGGCCCTTAGGGGGCGGTGCCGTTACTGCTCAAGCCCCATAAGCCCCCGCTACCCCCTGGTGGAGGCCCTCACGGGCCTCCTCTTTGCCCTGGCCGCCTTCTTCTACCCCCCCTCGCCCCAGGCCTTCTTGACCTTTGCCTTCCTGGCCCTTCTGGTGGCCCTTTCCTTCATAGACCTGGACACCTATGAGCTTCCCGATAGCCTCACCTATGGCCTCCTCTTCCTGGGTCTCCTCTCTGCCTACCTCCTCTCCTTTCCCCGCCCCTTTTCCCAAGCCTTGGATGGAAGCCTCCTCGCCGCTGGAGTATTGGGGTTGGTGGCGGGGTACGGGGCCTTTTTCCTGAGGCGTTTCCGGGAAGGAAAGGCCGAGGTCCCCGTGGGGCCCCATCAGGTGCACATGGCCGCCCTTTTTGGCGCCCTCTTGGGCCCCGGGATGGGCATGGCCCTGGCCTTCCTCACCTGGGCCCTTTCGGGGCGTACGGGAAGGCCTGTGGTACTTCCCGACCGGATCACCCTTCCCCTTCTACCCCTGGCCTGGATCCTAGCCCCTTACCTGGGGGCCGACCCTCTTAGCCCCTTGAAAGGCTCCCTTTTGAGCGCAGGAGGGCTGGCGCTGGCAGGGGGGCTTTACTGGGCTTTTAGACCCCAAGAGGCTCAAAAGGAGGGAGAAGAGGAACAGGAGGAACCCGTGGCCATGGGCTATGGGGATGTGAAGCTCCTGGGGGCCCTTGGGGCCTGGCTTGGGCCCTATAGCCTGCTGGCCCTGTTCCTGGGGGTGCTGGCCGGGGCCTTCTTTGGCCTCACCCTCCGGCAACGGAAAATCCCCTTCGGCCCTTACCTGGCCCTAGGGGGCATAGTGGCCTTCTTCTTCGGGGAGGCCTTGTGGCGGGCCTATCTGGCCTGGCTGGGGCTATAG
- a CDS encoding carboxypeptidase M32 — protein MTPETAYRELLEFQRETAYLASLGALAAWDQRTMIPKKGHEHRARQMAALARLLHGRATDPRIGDWLAAVEGSPLVQDPHSDAAVNVREWRQAYERARAIPERLAVELALAQSEAESYWEEARPRNDWQGFLPYLRRVFALTKEKAEILYGLPLAPGDAPYGEVYDALLDGYEPGMRARELEGLFAGLRAGLQGLLDRILGSGSRPDTGILHRHYPKEAQRAFALELLAACGYDLEAGRLDPTAHPFEISIGPGDVRITTRYFEDFFNAGIFGTLHEMGHALYEQGLPKEHWGTPRGEAVSLGVHESQSRTWENLVGRSLGFWERFFPRAQEVFPSLQGVALEDFHRAINAVEPSLIRVEADEVTYNLHILVRLELELSLFRGELALEDLPGAWAERYRAYLGVAPKDYKDGVMQDVHWSGGLFGYFPTYTLGNLYAAQFFQKAKEELGDLEAQFRRGEFRTFLDWTRKEIHAEGSRFRPKDLVERVTGAPPSAGPFLAYLEAKYRALYGL, from the coding sequence GTGACGCCGGAAACCGCTTATCGGGAGCTTTTGGAGTTTCAAAGGGAAACCGCCTACCTGGCCTCCTTGGGGGCCCTGGCGGCTTGGGACCAGCGCACCATGATCCCCAAGAAGGGGCATGAACACCGGGCGAGGCAGATGGCGGCCTTGGCTCGGCTCCTCCACGGGCGGGCCACCGACCCCCGGATCGGGGACTGGCTTGCGGCGGTGGAGGGTTCTCCCCTGGTGCAGGACCCCCATTCCGATGCCGCGGTGAACGTAAGGGAGTGGCGGCAGGCCTACGAGCGCGCCCGGGCCATCCCCGAAAGGCTAGCGGTGGAGCTGGCCCTGGCGCAAAGCGAGGCGGAAAGCTACTGGGAGGAGGCCCGGCCCAGGAACGACTGGCAGGGGTTTTTACCCTATTTGCGCCGGGTGTTTGCCCTCACCAAGGAGAAGGCGGAGATCCTCTATGGCCTTCCCCTCGCCCCAGGGGATGCGCCCTATGGGGAGGTGTACGATGCCCTTTTAGACGGGTATGAGCCGGGGATGCGGGCCCGGGAGTTGGAGGGGCTTTTTGCTGGGCTTAGGGCAGGGCTTCAGGGGCTTCTGGACCGCATTTTGGGAAGTGGCAGTAGGCCCGATACGGGCATCCTTCACCGGCACTATCCCAAGGAGGCCCAGAGGGCCTTTGCCCTCGAGCTCCTGGCCGCCTGCGGCTATGACCTGGAGGCGGGCCGCCTGGACCCCACCGCCCACCCCTTTGAGATCTCCATCGGCCCCGGGGATGTGCGCATCACCACCCGCTACTTTGAGGACTTCTTCAACGCCGGCATCTTCGGCACCCTGCACGAGATGGGCCACGCCCTCTACGAGCAGGGCTTGCCCAAGGAGCACTGGGGGACCCCAAGGGGGGAGGCGGTCTCCTTGGGGGTTCACGAGTCGCAAAGCCGCACCTGGGAGAACCTGGTGGGCCGGTCCTTGGGCTTTTGGGAGCGGTTCTTCCCCCGGGCCCAGGAGGTTTTCCCAAGCCTACAGGGCGTGGCCCTGGAGGATTTCCACCGGGCCATCAACGCCGTGGAGCCCTCCCTCATCCGGGTGGAGGCGGACGAGGTCACCTATAACCTCCACATCCTGGTGCGGCTGGAGCTGGAGCTTTCCCTCTTCCGGGGCGAGCTTGCCCTAGAGGACCTCCCCGGGGCCTGGGCGGAGCGGTACCGGGCGTACCTGGGGGTGGCCCCCAAGGACTACAAGGACGGGGTGATGCAGGACGTGCACTGGTCTGGGGGGCTTTTCGGCTACTTCCCCACCTATACCCTGGGTAACCTCTACGCCGCCCAGTTCTTCCAGAAGGCAAAGGAGGAGCTTGGGGACCTCGAGGCCCAGTTCCGCCGGGGAGAGTTCCGCACCTTCTTGGACTGGACCCGGAAGGAGATCCATGCCGAGGGAAGCCGCTTTCGGCCCAAGGACCTGGTGGAGCGGGTGACCGGTGCACCTCCCAGCGCAGGGCCCTTCCTGGCCTACCTGGAGGCCAAGTACCGGGCCCTTTACGGCCTCTAG
- a CDS encoding nitroreductase family protein: MSLDLFPILAQRRSVRRFKPLPIPEEDLEKLLFALQRAPTDASAQLYSAIRITDPGLRERVAQLSGNQEHIRQAAEFFVFLADIHRLERLLAHRGERMALWPKTALHFALLDAGLAAAYLALTAEALGYGVCFIGGVLNGVEELLDLLGLPPGVIPAVGLAVGVPDEAGPPRPRLPRGLVVHENRYRSYGPQDLEAAFQAMAPYSRVGDWGRVLRRYFAQGGTMEERERPYGRALARQGLDPDLPPGTPFYSLGALLGEALEEARAVLFRKGEAWLERETEAFRGEGGPGEALVTALKKARGEVKDWP, encoded by the coding sequence ATGTCCTTAGACCTCTTTCCCATCCTGGCGCAAAGGCGGAGCGTGCGCCGGTTTAAGCCCTTGCCCATCCCAGAAGAAGACCTGGAAAAGCTCCTCTTCGCCCTGCAACGGGCCCCCACCGACGCCAGCGCCCAGCTCTATAGCGCCATCCGGATCACGGACCCCGGGCTCAGGGAAAGGGTGGCCCAGCTTTCCGGAAACCAGGAGCACATCCGCCAGGCAGCGGAGTTCTTCGTTTTCCTGGCGGACATCCATCGCTTGGAAAGGCTTCTCGCCCACCGGGGAGAAAGGATGGCCCTCTGGCCCAAAACTGCCCTACACTTTGCCCTTTTGGACGCTGGGCTCGCCGCCGCCTACCTGGCCCTCACCGCCGAGGCCTTGGGTTACGGGGTCTGCTTCATTGGGGGGGTGCTGAACGGGGTGGAGGAGCTTTTGGACCTCCTGGGGCTTCCCCCGGGGGTCATCCCCGCGGTGGGCCTGGCGGTGGGGGTGCCGGACGAGGCAGGCCCCCCCAGGCCCAGGTTGCCAAGGGGCCTGGTGGTGCACGAGAACCGGTACCGCTCCTATGGGCCCCAGGACCTCGAGGCCGCCTTCCAGGCCATGGCCCCCTATAGCCGGGTGGGGGACTGGGGAAGGGTCCTAAGGCGCTACTTCGCCCAGGGAGGCACGATGGAGGAACGGGAAAGGCCCTATGGCCGGGCCCTGGCCCGCCAGGGCCTGGACCCCGACCTTCCCCCCGGTACCCCCTTCTATTCCCTGGGCGCCCTTCTGGGGGAGGCTTTGGAGGAAGCCCGGGCCGTCCTCTTCCGCAAGGGGGAGGCCTGGCTGGAGCGGGAAACCGAAGCCTTCCGGGGGGAAGGAGGCCCCGGGGAAGCCCTCGTAACCGCCCTAAAGAAGGCCCGGGGGGAGGTGAAGGACTGGCCTTAG